The genomic region AGTGAGCGGGTGCTGCATCAAGAGGATCCGGCGCAATGAGCGGGGATGGTTCCTGCCCGGGCCGCCCGGGTCAACGCCCGGGCGCGGTCAGTAGCTCAGCACGCGCGGTAGGGCCTTCGCGGCCGCGATGAACCGCGCGCACTGCGCCTCGCCGGGAACGCGCCGGACGAGGCGCTTTCGCTCGTTGACCGCGCGCAGCGCCGCGGCCAGATGGTCGGGCCGGCGGCGCTTGAGCTCGGCGACCGTGTCGACTCCCGCCGCCTCGAGGAGGTCGCTGATCTCCTCGGAGATGCCCTTGACGCGCATCAGGTCGGCCCGGTTGGCCCATTTCAGGATCAGCGTCTCGCTGATCCCGGTCCTCTCCGCCAGCGCGGCACGGCCCTTCGGCCGTGCCGCCGCCTCAAGCAGGTCGTCGGTCGTCGCGAGGCCGGCGTCGGCGAGCTTCGCGACGTAGACGGGCCCGATGCCCTCGATCCGTGACAGGCGGTAGGCCATCCGGCGTCGTTCCCAAATCGTTCGCCTGGGGATCTGACCATGAAACGGCGATCCGCTGGAACCGAAAACGCACCTCCCACCCGCTCCCGACCCGGGGGGGTGACAAGGGGGGACAGGGCGATGGCACGATCGCGCGAGCGGCGCGAGACGCAGCAGGTCTGGGAGGAAGGGATGATCCGAACCACCATCGCGCTGGCCACACTCGTCCTTGCCGCCGCACCGGCGGCAGTGCAGTGGCAGCCGACCAGCCCGGAATGCATCGCAGGCGCCGCCCCGGGCGGCGGGTTCGATCTCACCTGCAGGCTGACGGGGCGGATGCTGAACGAGCTCGGCATCGTCGCCGCGCCGATGCGCACCACCAACATGCCGGGGGGGATCGGTGCGGTCGCGATGAACCACATCCAGGCGCAGCGTCGGGCCGACCCGAACGTCGTCGTCGCGGTCTCGACCGGGTCCTGGCTCAACTTCGCCCAGGGCAAGTTTGGGCGCTGGACCGAGAACGACGTATGCTGGGTGGGGGCGATCGGCGCCGATTTCGGCGTCATCGTGGTGCGGAAGGACAGCCCGTTCCGCACGCTCGGCGATCTCGTCGCGGCGCTGAAGGCGAACCCCGCCTCGGTGCCGATGGGGGCGGGCGGGACCGTCGGCAGCCAGGACTGGATGAAGGCGGCGCTGATCGCGCGTGCCGCCGGGGTGAACCCGCGCGCGATGCGTTACGTCGCCTACGAGGGCGGCGGCCAGGCGATGGCCGCTCTGCTCGGCGGCCACATCCAGGTGTTCCCGGGCGATGCCTCCGAAGTGAAGGGGCAGCTCGCCGCCGGGGAGGTGCGCGTGCTCGCGACCCTCTCGCCGAACCGCCTGCCGGGTCCCTTCGCCGAGGTGCCGACCGCGAAGGAGCAGGGGGTCGATGTCGAATGGGCGATCGTGCGCGGGCTTTACATGCCGCCCGGTGCCCCGGAGGAGGCGTATCGGTTCTGGGTCGAGGCGCTCAGGAAGCTCACCGCCCACCCGGCCTGGGCGGCGGCGCGCGACGGCCAGGGCCTGTTCGCCTACGACAGCCTCGGTGCCGACTTCACGGCCCTGGCCAAGGAGCGCGTCGAGATGATGCGCGCTCTCTCGCGGGAGATGGGGCTGATCCAGTAGCGGCACGCCCGCCCGGGCCGGCGGGGGCGTGACGGTGCGTGGGCGCACCGACCGGGTGCTCGGCCTGGCGCTCGCTGCGCTCGGGCTTGCCGCGATCTGGGCCGCGCAGGGTCTCGAGGTCCGGTTCCTGGGCGACCCGGTCGGGCCGAAGCCCTTCCCGACGGTGGCGGGCTCGGTCCTGCTCGCCTGCGGGGTCCTCGTCGCCGTGCGGCCCGGCCCTCCGGTCGCCTGGCCATCGGCGCGGCGGCTCGGGGCGATCGCCGCCGCCGCAGCGGCGCTCGTCCTCTACGCGCTGCTGATGCGGCCCTTGGGCTTCGTTCTTGCGACTGCTCTCGCCGTCGCGCTCTCGGCGATGGTGTTCGGCGGTCGCCCGCTTGTCTCCGTCCTGTTCGGCCTCGGCGTCGGGGCGGCGCTGCACGCGCTGTTTGATCGTCTGCTCGAGATCCCGCTCCCCGGAGGCGTGCTCGGGGCCGTGGTCGGGCCGGTCGGGCTCTGATGGACGCGTTCGGGCTTCTCGCCGCCGGCTTCGCGACCGCTCTGACGCCGCTCAACCTCGGTCTCGCGGTTGCCGGCGCCTTCGTCGGCACGGTGGTGGGCGCCCTGCCGGGGATCGGCCCGGTGAACGCGATCGCCCTCCTGCTGCCGCTCGTCTACGCGCTCAAGCTTCCCGCGACCTCGGCGCTGATCCTGATGGCCGCCACGTATTCCGGCGGCGGCTATGGCGGTCGGATCGCGGCGATCCTCCTCAACGTGCCGGGCGACCCCTCGAGCGTGATGACCACACTCGACGGCCACCCGATGGCGCGTCGCGGCGAGGGGGCGCGCGCACTTGCCATCACCGCGATCGGCTCCTTCGTCGGCGGCACAGGCGCGGTGGTGCTGCTGACGCTCGCCGCGCCGACGATCGCGCGCGCGGGCCTCGCCTTCGGGCCGGCCGAGTATGTCGCCCTCGTCGCGCTCGCGCTTGCGGCCGCCGCCGGGATCGGCGGCGGGTCGGCGGCGAAGGCCCTGGCTGCCGGGGCGATCGGCCTCCTGCTTGCGACCGTCGGCACCGACAGCGGCACAGGGATCGAGCGCTTCACCTTCGGCGAGCTCGAGTTCCTCGACGGGATCGACTTCACCGTGGTGGTGATCGGCCTGTTCGCGGTCGCCGAAGTGCTCGAACTGATCGAACGCCGCGGCGACGCGGTCGAGGCGGTGCCGGAGGTCGGGCGGGGCGGCCTTGCTATCGCCGACATCGTGACGACCCTGCCGACGATGCTCCGAAGCGCGCTTGCGGGCTTCGTCGTCGGCGTGCTGCCGGGAGCGGGAGCCACGCTCGCGACCCCGCTCGCCTATGCAATCGAGCGTCGCCTCGCCGGGCCGAACGCCGGCTTCGGCAAGGGCGACATCCGCGGGGTCGCCGCGCCGGAGACGGCCGACAACGCCTCGCATGCAGGCTCGATGATCCCGATGCTGGCCCTCGGCATCCCCGGGTCGGCGACGACCGCGGTGATGATGGGGGCGCTGATGCTCTACGACATCACGCCCGGGCCGTTGCTGTTCCGTGACAATGCGCCGCTGGTCTGGGGGCTGATCGCCTCGATGTATCTCGCCAACGTCGTTCTGCTTGTGCTGAACCTGCCGCTGATCCGCCTGTTCGTGCGGATGCTCCTGGTCCCCCCTTGGGTGCTCTACCCGCTCGTGATCGCGCTCGCCTTCACCGGCGTGTGGGCGGTGAACAATTCGGTGCTCGACCTGCTGCTCGCCACCGGCTTCGGCGTCGCCGGCTGGGCGGCGCGCAAGGCGGGCGTTCCGCTCGTGCCGCTCCTGCTCGGGATGGTGCTCGGGCGGATGCTCGAGGACAATCTTCGCCGCGCCATGGCGCTCTCGGGCGGCGACCTCGCGATCCTGGTGGGGAGCCCGCTCGCGTCGGGGCTCTGGATCGCGTGCGTCGTCGTGCTGCTGTGGCCGGTGCTTGCCGGTGCGGTGCTCGGGCGCCGCGATCGGGCGGAGGTGTGAGCGGGCGCGATCACGGCGGCGCGGGCCGCGCAGCCGGGGAGAGATGCGCCCGACATCGGAACGATCCTAGCACGTCCCGAAAGGGCGATGTGTCACCGCAATCGCCTGGGGACTGGCGCTCAAGGGATGGTCGCGCGCGCGATTCCTCTCCGCCGTTCCTTCCGTGGACGGACAGACGGCGAGCCTCGTCGAAATGCCGAGCGGGCGGCCGCGCGGCCCGCCCTCAATGCCCGCGCAGGATCTGGCTCAGGAACAGCTTCAGGCGCTCCGACCGCGGGTTGCCGAAGAACTCGGTCGGCGGCGCAACCTCGATCACCTCGCCGCGGTCCATGAACACCACGCGGTCGGCCACCTGGCGGGCGAAGCCCATCTCGTGCGTGACCACGACCATCGTCATGCCGCTCTCGGCGAGCTCGACCATCACGTCGAGCACCTCCTTGATCATCTCCGGGTCGAGCGCCGAGGTCGGCTCGTCGAACAGCATGATCTTCGGTCGCATGCAGAGGGCGCGGGCGATCGCCACGCGCTGCTGCTGCCCGCCCGAGAGCTGGCCCGGATACTTGTGCGCCTGTTCGGGAATCTTCACCCGGGCGAGATAGGTCATCGCGAGCTCCTCGGCCTCCTTCTTCGGCATCTTGCGCACCCAGATCGGCGCAAGCGTGAGGTTCTCGAGGATGGTCAGATGCGGAAACAGGTTGAAGGACTGGAACACCATGCCGACCTCGCGGCGTATGGCGTCGATGTTGCGCAGGTCGTCGGTCAGTTCGATCCCGTCGACGACGATCCTTCCCTCCTGGTGCTGCTCGAGCCGGTTGATGCAGCGGATCATGGTGGACTTGCCGGAGCCCGAAGGGCCGCAGACGACGACGCGCTCGCGCTCCTTCACAGCGAGGCTTACGTCGCGCAGCACGTGCAGCGGGCCGAACCATTTGTTCACCCGATCGAGCTCGATCATCACCTTGGCGTTGACGAGCTCTGCGGCGTGATCGTTCGCCGGTGTCAGGGGCGCCGTCTGCTGCATGCCTCTCCTTCCTTTCGCGTCAGCGCCGGCGGTGGCGGTTGAACTCCTCCTCGAGACCGGCCGAGTAGCTCGACATCGCGAAGCAGAACACGAAGTAGATCGCCGCGACGGTGAGATAGGCCTCCGTCCCGAAGCCCTGCCAGGCAGGCTCGATGATCGAGGCCTTGGCGGTGTTGAGCAGGTCGAAGATGCCGATGATCAGCACGAGAGAGGTATCCTTGAACATGCCGATGAAGGTGTTGACCAGGGGGGGGATCACCATCCGAAGCGCCTGGGGGAGGATGATCAGCCCGGTCTTCTGCCAATAGGTGAGGCCGAGCGCCTCCGCCGCCTCGTACTGCCCGCGCGGCAGGGCCTGCAGCCCGCCGCGCACCACTTCGGCGAGATAGGCCGCCGCGAACAGGATGATCGCAATCTGGGCGCGCAGGAGCTTGTCGATGTTCATCCCCTCCGGCAGGAAGAGCGGGAACATCACGGACGCCATGAACAGGAGGCTGATCAGCGGCACGCCGCGAATGAGCTCGATGTAGACGACGCAGAGCGCCTTGACCGCCGGCAGGTTGTTCGCCCGACGCCCGAGTGCGACGAGGATGGAGAGCGGGAAGGCGAAGGCGATGCCGAAGGTCGAAAGGATCAGGGTGATGATCAGCCCGCCCCAGCGCTCCTGCGGCACATAGGGCAGGCCGAACACCCCGCCCCACATCAGGGTGCCGATCACGGCAAGCGCAGCGAGCCAGATCAGGAGGAGCTCGCGCCGCCAGAACCGGCGCATCGCCGACACGACGTAGAGGCCGATGAAGATCGCGACACAGATCGCCGGCCGCCACTGCTGGTCGAACGGGTAGAGGCCGAACAGGATGAACCGATACTTCTCGGCGATCAGCGCCCAGCACGCGCCCGCCCCCTGCAACGCCCGGCAGGCGGAGGTGTCGACGTTCTGCCCCGTTCCCGGAACCGACCACACGGCGTTCAGGACGGCCCACTCGAAGAAGGCGAAGGTCCAGCGGATCACGAGATAGGCGAGCACGAGCGTGACCGCCGTCGACGCCCAGGAACGGAACAGGTTCGCGCGAAGCCAGCCGATCGGCCCCGTGCTCAGGCGTGGTGCTGCGCGCTCTCGGGAGGGGGGAAGGCTCGCACCGGCTGGGATCGCCGCTGCCTCTGCCGGAGGCGGGGTCATCGCCTAGCGCTCCTTCAACGCGATCTTCGCGTTGTACCAGTTCATGAAGGCCGAGATGGACAGGCTGATCGTGAGGTAGACGATCATGATGATGGCGATCCCCTCGATCGCCTGGCCGGTCTGGTTGATCGTCGTGTTCGCGACCGAGACGATGTCCTGGTAGCCGATCGCGACCGCAAGCGAACTGTTCTTCGTGATGTTGAGATACTGGCTCGTCAGCGGCGGCACGATCACGCGCAGCGCCTGCGGCAGGATCACGAGTCGGAGCTGGTCGCTGCGCTTGAGGCCGAGCGCCCCGGCCGCCTCCCACTGCCCGTGGTGGATCGCCTGGATGCCGGCGCGGACGATCTCGGCGACGAAGGCCGCCGTGTAGA from Elioraea tepida harbors:
- a CDS encoding DUF4332 domain-containing protein translates to MAYRLSRIEGIGPVYVAKLADAGLATTDDLLEAAARPKGRAALAERTGISETLILKWANRADLMRVKGISEEISDLLEAAGVDTVAELKRRRPDHLAAALRAVNERKRLVRRVPGEAQCARFIAAAKALPRVLSY
- a CDS encoding Bug family tripartite tricarboxylate transporter substrate binding protein; translation: MARSRERRETQQVWEEGMIRTTIALATLVLAAAPAAVQWQPTSPECIAGAAPGGGFDLTCRLTGRMLNELGIVAAPMRTTNMPGGIGAVAMNHIQAQRRADPNVVVAVSTGSWLNFAQGKFGRWTENDVCWVGAIGADFGVIVVRKDSPFRTLGDLVAALKANPASVPMGAGGTVGSQDWMKAALIARAAGVNPRAMRYVAYEGGGQAMAALLGGHIQVFPGDASEVKGQLAAGEVRVLATLSPNRLPGPFAEVPTAKEQGVDVEWAIVRGLYMPPGAPEEAYRFWVEALRKLTAHPAWAAARDGQGLFAYDSLGADFTALAKERVEMMRALSREMGLIQ
- a CDS encoding tripartite tricarboxylate transporter TctB family protein → MRGRTDRVLGLALAALGLAAIWAAQGLEVRFLGDPVGPKPFPTVAGSVLLACGVLVAVRPGPPVAWPSARRLGAIAAAAAALVLYALLMRPLGFVLATALAVALSAMVFGGRPLVSVLFGLGVGAALHALFDRLLEIPLPGGVLGAVVGPVGL
- a CDS encoding tripartite tricarboxylate transporter permease; protein product: MDAFGLLAAGFATALTPLNLGLAVAGAFVGTVVGALPGIGPVNAIALLLPLVYALKLPATSALILMAATYSGGGYGGRIAAILLNVPGDPSSVMTTLDGHPMARRGEGARALAITAIGSFVGGTGAVVLLTLAAPTIARAGLAFGPAEYVALVALALAAAAGIGGGSAAKALAAGAIGLLLATVGTDSGTGIERFTFGELEFLDGIDFTVVVIGLFAVAEVLELIERRGDAVEAVPEVGRGGLAIADIVTTLPTMLRSALAGFVVGVLPGAGATLATPLAYAIERRLAGPNAGFGKGDIRGVAAPETADNASHAGSMIPMLALGIPGSATTAVMMGALMLYDITPGPLLFRDNAPLVWGLIASMYLANVVLLVLNLPLIRLFVRMLLVPPWVLYPLVIALAFTGVWAVNNSVLDLLLATGFGVAGWAARKAGVPLVPLLLGMVLGRMLEDNLRRAMALSGGDLAILVGSPLASGLWIACVVVLLWPVLAGAVLGRRDRAEV
- a CDS encoding amino acid ABC transporter ATP-binding protein — translated: MQQTAPLTPANDHAAELVNAKVMIELDRVNKWFGPLHVLRDVSLAVKERERVVVCGPSGSGKSTMIRCINRLEQHQEGRIVVDGIELTDDLRNIDAIRREVGMVFQSFNLFPHLTILENLTLAPIWVRKMPKKEAEELAMTYLARVKIPEQAHKYPGQLSGGQQQRVAIARALCMRPKIMLFDEPTSALDPEMIKEVLDVMVELAESGMTMVVVTHEMGFARQVADRVVFMDRGEVIEVAPPTEFFGNPRSERLKLFLSQILRGH
- a CDS encoding amino acid ABC transporter permease is translated as MTPPPAEAAAIPAGASLPPSRERAAPRLSTGPIGWLRANLFRSWASTAVTLVLAYLVIRWTFAFFEWAVLNAVWSVPGTGQNVDTSACRALQGAGACWALIAEKYRFILFGLYPFDQQWRPAICVAIFIGLYVVSAMRRFWRRELLLIWLAALAVIGTLMWGGVFGLPYVPQERWGGLIITLILSTFGIAFAFPLSILVALGRRANNLPAVKALCVVYIELIRGVPLISLLFMASVMFPLFLPEGMNIDKLLRAQIAIILFAAAYLAEVVRGGLQALPRGQYEAAEALGLTYWQKTGLIILPQALRMVIPPLVNTFIGMFKDTSLVLIIGIFDLLNTAKASIIEPAWQGFGTEAYLTVAAIYFVFCFAMSSYSAGLEEEFNRHRRR